From the genome of Acidobacteriota bacterium, one region includes:
- a CDS encoding M15 family metallopeptidase, with amino-acid sequence MLEGTGILAPVGVCFLLTAVPAAAQSEDPAVEQVELNGIVYDVPPPWRGNRIEEAADPAKLARVPSELTGELGIYVTPETRDAVVAMAAAAQEQGIPLEVDSGFRSYGFQKRVLEGLLAGGRPFLNAVRWTAPPGYSEHITGRALDFVPSDADFKDTPAYEWLKRYAADFCFTESYPLGNAGGFDWEPWHWRYDDCDE; translated from the coding sequence ATGCTTGAAGGGACTGGAATCCTAGCACCGGTCGGCGTCTGCTTTCTGCTCACAGCAGTCCCTGCTGCGGCTCAATCGGAGGACCCGGCAGTCGAGCAAGTCGAACTGAACGGCATCGTCTACGACGTGCCGCCGCCCTGGCGGGGCAACCGCATCGAAGAGGCCGCGGACCCGGCCAAGCTGGCCAGAGTGCCGAGCGAACTGACGGGAGAGCTCGGCATCTACGTGACCCCGGAAACGCGCGACGCCGTCGTCGCGATGGCGGCAGCCGCTCAGGAGCAGGGAATCCCGCTGGAGGTGGACTCGGGTTTTCGCAGCTACGGCTTTCAGAAGAGGGTCCTGGAAGGCCTCCTGGCCGGCGGACGACCGTTCCTCAACGCCGTCCGCTGGACGGCGCCGCCCGGCTACTCCGAGCACATCACGGGCCGCGCGCTCGACTTCGTGCCCAGCGACGCCGACTTCAAGGACACGCCGGCATACGAGTGGCTGAAACGCTACGCCGCGGACTTCTGCTTCACCGAGAGCTACCCGCTGGGCAACGCCGGCGGCTTCGACTGGGAACCCTGGCACTGGCGCTACGACGACTGCGACGAGTAG